The Chloroflexota bacterium sequence AACAGCGCGTTTGGCTGCAATTGAAACCGACTACATGCAAAGCGAGCTTGATCGTCAATGGCAACATTTAATTGAGTTTGAACCTGGGGCAATCACCTTTCATCGTGAGCAATGGAACCAGATGCATCCAGCGTTGCAGCGCCATGCAATTCGCCGCGCGGTTTATTTATTGCGGCCTGAGCGCGACGAATTAACATCCTCGCAGCTTGACCATGCGTTAAGTGCCATGAACAGCCTGCAACTGTTTTGCCAGATGCCGCATAATTTGGTCTTGCATCGTAAGCCACATGGTTGGACAATGACCGTAGCTACAACTATGCAGCCAACCAACGACGAACCGCAATTGAGCATTGATGAGTGGCCGCTCAATCAACAAGGCATGACTCCGCTACCCGATGAACGTTGGCGGGTGATTATGGAGCTGATGCCCAGTCGCCCTGAATATAATCTTTCGCGCTGGCAAGGCTTACTCGATGCCGATGCGATTCAAGGCAAATTGATGTTACGTCAACGCCGCCCAGGTGATCGCATGCGGCCAGCAGGGGGCATTGGCTCACGTCGCATCCAAGATATTATGGTTGATATGCGTTTGCCGCGCGAACTGCGTGCCCAATGGCCGTTATTCGTTGATGATGTTGGGATTCTTTGGATTCCTGGCTTGCTGATGGCCGAACATGCCCACCCAACGCCAGAAACAACCAATTTTTTGCTCATAACTTTGGAGGATACTCACGCCGATGCATCCTGATCTTGAGCGAGTATTAATTGATACCGCAACACTCCAAAACCGAGTTCAAGCGCTTGGCACAGCAATTGCCCAAACCACGGTTAACGCACCTGAGTTAGTGTTAGTTGGCATCTTAAAAGGTTCGTTGATCTTTATGGCCGACCTGATGCGCTCGATTGAACGCGAGGTTAGCTACGATTGCATTGCGGTTTCGTCCTATGGAGCCAGCACCGAAAGCAGCGGCGTAGTTCGTTTAAATAAAGATCTCGACCTTGATATCGCTGGCAAGCATGTGATCATCGTCGAAGATATTATTGATAGTGGCCTGACATTAAAATATGTGCATGATCTGCTGTTGCGGCGCAACCCAGCCGCTTTAGAGATTTGTGCCCTACTGAATAAACCTGAACGGCGCAATGTCAATGTGCAGGTTGATTACCGTGGTTTCGACATTCCCAACGAATTTGTTGTGGGATATGGACTGGACTATGCCGAACGCTACCGCAATTTGCCCTATATTGGGGTCTTAAGCCCTCGTGTTTATACATAGGAGCTTGCCTTTAGACGCAGTAAACCAGAAGTTTTAGCTCTAGAGAGCGACTAGGAGAGCCGCTTTCACCTGCTTACAGAAACGCTAGATGGATGTTATAACACACCTATGCAACGAACGATTTGTCTACAACTTGAACCATCGTTCACACAGGCTGCCGCACTTGAGGAAACCAGCCGTCAATTCACGGCGGCCTTCAACCTGTTTGCGCAGTTGGGTTGGTCCAACAGCGTCTCGAATGCTACCAAGCTCCATTTTCTGGCCTACTATACCGTCCGCGCAGCGCTTCCTGATCTCAACAGCAATCTGACCAATACCGCACGAGCCAAAGCGGCTGAGGCGCTCCGCAGTTCCTTTACCCTACGAAAAAACCGCACGCGTACCGTCTCGATGCCCCGCTCGCATTCCTGCCCCCCGCGCTACAACGTGCATACATTTCGTATCAATTGGGAAAGCCAGACCGTGCGGCTGTCGCTAGTCGCTGGTCGGCAGACGATCCGCTTTCGCGTACCAGCCTATGCCACCAAGTACGTGGGTTATTCGGTTGATACGGCGGATCTGCTTGAGCGTGATGGGCGCTGGTTCTTGCATGTTGTGGTGACGGTTCCCGCGCCGACCATCGCGCCAAGCGAGACGGTTGTTGGGGTTGATCTGGGGTTGAGCCATCCCGCCGTGACCAGTACGCGGCACTTTTTGGGCAAGAAACGCTGGAAGGCCCGTGAAGGTCGACTGTTCAAGCTCAAGCGGGCCTTGCAAAAACGCAACACCAAGTCGGCTAAGCGGCACTTGAAAACGCTGCGGCGCAAGCAGGCCCGCTTTCGACGTGATTGCGATCACGTCGTGAGTAAGCAGATCGTGCAGTCGGTCGAAGCGGGTAGCACGATTGTCGTGGAAAATCTGACCAACATCCGCAAACGCATGAAGGGCAAGCGGCACACCGCAATCAAGCGGCGCTTACATTCGTGGTCGTTTGCACAATTGCTAGCGTTTATTGTGTACAAGGCGCAGGAGCGCGGCGGTACGGTGGTTGCGGTTGACCCGCGACATACCTCGCAGACGTGTAGCTGCTGTGGGCATCAAGCCCGCAACAACCGTCGCTCCAGAGCCGCATTCAGATGTCAGATGTGCAGTTATGAACTGCA is a genomic window containing:
- the tilS gene encoding tRNA lysidine(34) synthetase TilS; translation: MSQLLDIETTLIRDGRLASAACLVVAVSGGPDSLALLHRLTALATPYGWRLHVAHLDHGLRGEQSAAEAAFVAEIAADWGLTATIELRDVDQVAKHYHVGLPAAARATRYRFLAEVALQQQADAVVLGHQSDDQAETVLLHVLRGTGPSGLSAMRPRTEWVGWRVTAGMPHQAVGPALIRPMLNITRDEIEAYCDEQQLEPRRDPTNNSLEYTRGRIRHQLLPLLGEYNAKVVSALARTARLAAIETDYMQSELDRQWQHLIEFEPGAITFHREQWNQMHPALQRHAIRRAVYLLRPERDELTSSQLDHALSAMNSLQLFCQMPHNLVLHRKPHGWTMTVATTMQPTNDEPQLSIDEWPLNQQGMTPLPDERWRVIMELMPSRPEYNLSRWQGLLDADAIQGKLMLRQRRPGDRMRPAGGIGSRRIQDIMVDMRLPRELRAQWPLFVDDVGILWIPGLLMAEHAHPTPETTNFLLITLEDTHADAS
- the hpt gene encoding hypoxanthine phosphoribosyltransferase, encoding MHPDLERVLIDTATLQNRVQALGTAIAQTTVNAPELVLVGILKGSLIFMADLMRSIEREVSYDCIAVSSYGASTESSGVVRLNKDLDLDIAGKHVIIVEDIIDSGLTLKYVHDLLLRRNPAALEICALLNKPERRNVNVQVDYRGFDIPNEFVVGYGLDYAERYRNLPYIGVLSPRVYT
- a CDS encoding transposase, which translates into the protein MQRTICLQLEPSFTQAAALEETSRQFTAAFNLFAQLGWSNSVSNATKLHFLAYYTVRAALPDLNSNLTNTARAKAAEALRSSFTLRKNRTRTVSMPRSHSCPPRYNVHTFRINWESQTVRLSLVAGRQTIRFRVPAYATKYVGYSVDTADLLERDGRWFLHVVVTVPAPTIAPSETVVGVDLGLSHPAVTSTRHFLGKKRWKAREGRLFKLKRALQKRNTKSAKRHLKTLRRKQARFRRDCDHVVSKQIVQSVEAGSTIVVENLTNIRKRMKGKRHTAIKRRLHSWSFAQLLAFIVYKAQERGGTVVAVDPRHTSQTCSCCGHQARNNRRSRAAFRCQMCSYELHADLNAAYNIVAKYHAQGGISRLSGLPVNQPIVSDPEPLAEG